Below is a genomic region from Caulobacter rhizosphaerae.
GTCGGGGATCCTCGGCGCTACATGCTTTCGACGCCACCTTCGGGACCGAGGCGCCGGCCCAGCCGGACGCGATCTTGAGCGGCGCGCAGGACGGCGCCTGCGTCCGGGCCGCGATGCGCAGCCTTAATCCCGATCAAGCCCAAGCGATTGAAATGGCATTCTTCCAGGAACAGACACACAGTCAGATTTCGCATGCCCTCGGCGTGCCGCTCGGCACCGTCAAGGCGCGGATCCGATTTGGCATGATGAAACTGAGAGCGTTCGTCGAGCGCGAAATGCGAGGCCAGGCATGAGCGCGCGCCATCATCCCAGCGAAGAGCGCTTGTTGGCGTTCGAGGCCGGAACGCTCAGCGCGCCGGAGGCGGTCGTCGTCGCCACCCACTTGGCGATGCGGCCCCAGACCCGCGCCTGGACCCATCTGGCTCAGGCCGTAGGCGGAGCGGTCCTCGACGACCTGGCGCCAAGCGCGCTCGAGGACGGCGCCCTGGCCGCGGTCCTGGCGCGCCTCGACAGCCCCGACCCGGAGGCCGGCGTCGCACCGCCGCTGCCCACCGCCGATCACAGCCTGCCAAG
It encodes:
- a CDS encoding sigma-70 family RNA polymerase sigma factor; this translates as MSQPPRDFRALIACIAQSQDRDAFVEVFNFYGPRIKALLVRSGTPPAAAEELAQEAMLTVWRKAAAYDPTRASVAAWIFTIARNLRSDALRRGSSALHAFDATFGTEAPAQPDAILSGAQDGACVRAAMRSLNPDQAQAIEMAFFQEQTHSQISHALGVPLGTVKARIRFGMMKLRAFVEREMRGQA